From a region of the Nocardioides ginsengisegetis genome:
- a CDS encoding MBL fold metallo-hydrolase produces the protein MLIAGFPAGPWGTNCYVAATGPGAECVVIDPGKDSADGVAEVVREHRLKPVAVLVTHGHVDHMWCVAPVAGTYDATAWIHPSDRHLLTDPMAGMSRETSQMLLGGNYQWAEPDDVQELADDQHLELAGLRFVVDHTPGHTEGSVTFRTPYAEQDISELMFSGDLLFQGSIGRTDLPGGDHATMLRSLTTKVLPLADDIVVLPGHGDQTSIGRERATNPFLLDLQREGDAGRVTRGL, from the coding sequence GTGCTGATCGCAGGATTCCCCGCTGGGCCGTGGGGGACGAACTGTTACGTCGCCGCCACCGGCCCGGGTGCGGAGTGCGTGGTCATCGACCCCGGCAAGGACTCCGCCGACGGTGTCGCCGAGGTCGTCCGTGAGCACCGGCTCAAGCCGGTCGCCGTCCTGGTGACCCACGGCCACGTCGACCACATGTGGTGCGTGGCCCCCGTCGCCGGCACGTACGACGCCACCGCGTGGATCCACCCCAGTGACCGGCACCTGCTGACCGACCCGATGGCCGGCATGTCGCGCGAGACGTCCCAGATGCTGCTGGGCGGCAACTACCAGTGGGCCGAGCCGGACGACGTGCAGGAGCTCGCCGACGACCAGCACCTCGAGCTCGCCGGGCTGCGCTTCGTGGTCGACCACACCCCGGGCCATACCGAGGGGTCGGTCACCTTCCGCACGCCCTACGCCGAGCAGGACATCTCCGAGCTGATGTTCTCCGGGGACCTGCTCTTCCAGGGCTCCATCGGCCGCACGGACCTGCCGGGCGGTGACCACGCCACGATGCTGCGCAGCCTCACCACCAAGGTGCTGCCCCTCGCCGACGACATCGTGGTGCTCCCCGGCCACGGCGACCAGACGTCCATCGGTCGCGAACGCGCGACCAACCCCTTCCTGCTCGACCTCCAGCGCGAGGGCGATGCGGGTCGAGTGACCCGAGGTCTCTGA
- a CDS encoding ABC transporter substrate-binding protein, with protein MRRSKPLAVVAGAALFALAACGGSGGSDNPSSSKSYTQAPEVGKDAGRQAPAADVEGATAGGTITVYLPGDPGPDSMDPTDGWSVTGNSIQQALTSRSLTQYARDPKTGEMTLVPDLATDLGSHNDDYTEWTFTLRDDAKWEDGSPITPEEVAWGIQRSMDSDTFPAGPGTEYSQTYFLDAGKYKGPYTDKGKKWDGVSVDGQDITIKMAKPFPDMDYWGAFMAMGPSPLGKASQPPDYGQHIMSNGPYKVESFRPNEELVLVKNDQWDPNSDPARHQYADKWVFKFNQDQAKVDQIMLSDNTESQTSLSTALGSNNYDRANTELGDRLVQQSAQCTSFLSPDYTKITDINVRKAIAYAYPYEDMWLATGEVPGVTRVPANSIMPPGMAGKHEYFADGEQFKYDPEKSKELLKQAGYEPGEFKLTMVYYEPDPLAVAGQKVLVKGMAEAGFTVKGIPVQDSPYNIWLNPDDKINKTLNLRGVNWCSDWPSGLTMLPPLVRTGAAYNTEQFSEKSVDDEMAAITTKPLDQQADAWGALDEEIGTKYFPIIPTAFRNELFVYGSKIGNPVGDGEIAAPDYKDLFVMQ; from the coding sequence ATGAGACGGAGCAAGCCGCTGGCGGTAGTCGCCGGTGCTGCGCTGTTCGCCCTTGCCGCGTGTGGCGGTTCGGGCGGTAGCGACAACCCCTCTTCGAGCAAGAGCTACACCCAGGCTCCCGAGGTCGGCAAGGACGCGGGCCGCCAGGCCCCGGCCGCCGACGTCGAGGGCGCCACCGCTGGTGGCACCATCACGGTGTACCTCCCCGGCGACCCGGGCCCGGACTCGATGGACCCCACCGACGGCTGGTCCGTCACGGGCAACTCCATCCAGCAGGCGCTCACGAGCCGTTCGCTCACGCAGTACGCCCGTGACCCGAAGACCGGCGAGATGACCCTCGTCCCGGACCTCGCGACCGACCTGGGCAGCCACAACGACGACTACACCGAGTGGACCTTCACGCTCCGTGACGACGCCAAGTGGGAGGACGGCTCGCCGATCACCCCCGAGGAGGTCGCCTGGGGCATCCAGCGCTCGATGGACTCCGACACCTTCCCGGCCGGTCCGGGCACCGAGTACTCCCAGACGTACTTCCTGGACGCTGGCAAGTACAAGGGCCCCTACACCGACAAGGGCAAGAAGTGGGACGGCGTCTCGGTCGACGGCCAGGACATCACCATTAAGATGGCCAAGCCGTTCCCGGACATGGACTACTGGGGCGCCTTCATGGCCATGGGCCCGTCGCCGCTGGGCAAGGCCAGCCAGCCGCCGGACTACGGTCAGCACATCATGTCGAACGGCCCCTACAAGGTGGAGTCCTTCCGCCCCAACGAGGAGCTCGTCCTGGTCAAGAACGACCAGTGGGACCCCAACTCTGACCCGGCGCGCCACCAGTACGCCGACAAGTGGGTCTTCAAGTTCAACCAGGACCAGGCCAAGGTCGACCAGATCATGCTGAGCGACAACACGGAGTCGCAGACCTCGCTGTCGACGGCTCTCGGCTCGAACAACTACGACCGCGCGAACACCGAGCTCGGTGACCGCCTGGTCCAGCAGTCGGCCCAGTGCACCAGCTTCCTGTCGCCCGACTACACCAAGATCACCGACATCAACGTCCGCAAGGCGATCGCGTACGCGTACCCCTACGAGGACATGTGGCTGGCGACTGGTGAGGTCCCGGGTGTCACCCGTGTCCCCGCGAACTCCATCATGCCTCCGGGCATGGCCGGCAAGCACGAGTACTTCGCCGACGGTGAGCAGTTCAAGTACGACCCGGAGAAGTCCAAGGAGCTGCTGAAGCAGGCCGGCTACGAGCCGGGCGAGTTCAAGCTCACGATGGTCTACTACGAGCCCGACCCGCTGGCCGTCGCCGGCCAGAAGGTCCTCGTCAAGGGCATGGCCGAGGCGGGCTTCACCGTCAAGGGCATCCCGGTCCAGGACTCGCCGTACAACATCTGGCTGAACCCGGACGACAAGATCAACAAGACGCTGAACCTCCGTGGCGTCAACTGGTGCTCCGACTGGCCGTCGGGTCTCACCATGCTCCCGCCGCTGGTCCGCACGGGTGCTGCTTACAACACCGAGCAGTTCTCCGAGAAGTCCGTCGACGACGAGATGGCCGCCATCACCACGAAGCCGCTCGACCAGCAGGCTGACGCCTGGGGTGCTCTGGACGAGGAGATCGGGACCAAGTACTTCCCGATCATCCCGACCGCGTTCCGCAACGAGCTCTTCGTGTACGGGTCCAAGATCGGTAACCCGGTCGGCGACGGCGAAATTGCCGCCCCCGACTACAAGGACCTGTTCGTGATGCAGTGA
- a CDS encoding ABC transporter permease codes for MSAQTAGPETLGHLSDEPSNEGPEKKAKGITGKSPMRIAMGRLVRDKIAVVCAAVTFFFVIVAVFAGPICALFNVSTETVLPSQFLDTLGGGLPLKGPPLHGFDPDHPFGIAPQSATDNLAYWVYGARTSLEISATATLFSSVFGILMGLVAGYMGGIVDKTISFVIDFFLTIPFLLAALVIAPIINQRFNASDNYPRIQFWALIVVLAGFGWMGVARLIRGEVLSLREREFVQAARVIGMPTSRILMKELLPNLTAPIVVSVSLALPAFVAAEAGFAFLGIGVTSGISWGQTINKATPFFESYPLYLWEPMIGIVALVLALNLLGDAVRDALDPKTRR; via the coding sequence ATGTCGGCACAGACAGCCGGGCCCGAGACGCTGGGACACCTGAGTGACGAACCCTCCAACGAGGGTCCTGAGAAGAAGGCGAAGGGCATCACCGGCAAGTCGCCGATGCGCATCGCCATGGGCCGACTGGTCCGCGACAAGATCGCGGTCGTCTGCGCGGCGGTCACCTTCTTCTTCGTGATCGTGGCGGTCTTCGCCGGCCCGATCTGCGCGCTCTTCAACGTCTCCACGGAGACGGTGCTGCCCAGCCAGTTCCTCGACACCCTCGGCGGCGGCCTGCCCCTCAAGGGGCCCCCGCTCCACGGGTTCGACCCCGACCACCCGTTCGGCATCGCGCCGCAGTCCGCGACCGACAACCTCGCCTACTGGGTCTACGGCGCCCGCACCTCGCTGGAGATCTCCGCGACCGCGACGCTGTTCAGCTCGGTCTTCGGCATCCTCATGGGCCTGGTCGCCGGCTACATGGGCGGCATCGTCGACAAGACGATCTCGTTCGTCATCGACTTCTTCCTGACGATCCCGTTCCTGCTCGCCGCCCTGGTGATCGCCCCGATCATCAACCAGCGCTTCAACGCCAGCGACAACTACCCGCGCATCCAGTTCTGGGCGCTGATCGTGGTCCTGGCCGGCTTCGGCTGGATGGGTGTGGCGCGCCTGATCCGCGGCGAGGTGCTCTCGCTGCGTGAGCGGGAGTTCGTCCAGGCAGCACGCGTGATCGGCATGCCGACCTCGCGGATCCTGATGAAGGAGCTGCTGCCCAACCTCACCGCCCCGATCGTCGTCAGCGTGTCGCTGGCGCTCCCCGCCTTCGTGGCCGCCGAGGCCGGCTTCGCCTTCCTCGGCATCGGCGTCACGTCCGGCATCTCGTGGGGCCAGACGATCAACAAGGCGACCCCGTTCTTCGAGAGCTACCCGCTCTACCTCTGGGAGCCCATGATCGGCATCGTCGCGCTGGTCCTTGCTCTCAACCTCTTGGGTGATGCCGTGCGCGATGCGCTCGACCCCAAGACGCGCCGCTAG
- a CDS encoding ABC transporter ATP-binding protein, with protein MYFPVKSSGVIRRTIGHVQAVDGISFQVPSGGSLGLVGESGCGKSTTGRLITRLYTPTAGSMKFGDIQEDIAHMSPRQLKPLRRNVQMIFQDPYTSLNPRHTVGSIVGAPLEVHKIVPKKQILGRVQELLEVVGLNPEHYNRYPNEFSGGQRQRIGIARALTLNPKLLVADEPVSALDVSIQAQVINLLQDLQREFNIAFLFIAHDLAVVRHFCPEVAVMYLGKIVEIADRETIYNRAHHPYTQALLSAVPDVKQAAVGGRRERIRLEGDVPSPINPPSGCRFRTRCSLAQEICAKVEPPLLQIGPRHKVACHFAGELGNHPDNPVTGNLLGVDRTGSPVPGSTPIPLHEGPGYADEWFDVKSQSMVSA; from the coding sequence ATGTACTTCCCGGTGAAGTCCTCGGGCGTCATCCGGCGCACCATCGGCCACGTCCAGGCGGTCGACGGCATCTCCTTCCAGGTGCCGTCCGGCGGCTCGCTTGGCCTGGTGGGGGAGTCGGGTTGTGGCAAGTCCACGACCGGTCGCCTCATCACGCGGCTCTACACCCCGACCGCGGGGTCGATGAAGTTCGGTGACATCCAGGAGGACATCGCGCACATGTCGCCGCGGCAGCTCAAGCCGCTGCGCCGCAACGTGCAGATGATCTTCCAGGACCCCTACACCTCGCTGAACCCGCGCCACACGGTCGGATCGATCGTCGGTGCGCCGCTCGAGGTGCACAAGATCGTCCCGAAGAAGCAGATCCTGGGCCGCGTCCAGGAGCTGCTCGAGGTCGTGGGCCTGAACCCCGAGCACTACAACCGCTACCCCAACGAGTTCTCCGGCGGCCAGCGCCAGCGCATCGGCATCGCCCGCGCGCTCACGCTGAACCCCAAGCTGCTCGTGGCCGACGAGCCCGTGTCGGCGCTGGACGTGTCGATCCAGGCGCAGGTCATCAACCTGCTCCAGGACCTGCAGCGCGAGTTCAACATCGCGTTCCTGTTCATCGCCCACGACCTGGCCGTCGTCCGGCACTTCTGCCCCGAGGTCGCGGTCATGTACCTCGGCAAGATCGTGGAGATCGCGGACCGCGAGACGATCTACAACCGGGCGCACCACCCCTACACCCAGGCGCTGCTCTCCGCCGTGCCCGACGTGAAGCAGGCCGCCGTCGGTGGTCGTCGCGAGCGCATCCGGCTCGAGGGCGACGTGCCCAGCCCGATCAACCCGCCGTCCGGCTGCCGCTTCCGCACCCGGTGCTCGCTGGCGCAGGAGATCTGCGCCAAGGTCGAGCCGCCGCTGCTGCAGATCGGTCCCCGCCACAAGGTCGCGTGCCACTTCGCGGGCGAGCTCGGCAACCACCCGGACAACCCGGTCACCGGCAACCTGCTCGGCGTCGACCGCACCGGCAGCCCCGTGCCCGGCTCCACGCCGATCCCGCTCCACGAGGGCCCCGGCTACGCCGACGAGTGGTTCGACGTGAAGTCGCAGTCGATGGTCTCCGCCTGA
- a CDS encoding oligopeptide/dipeptide ABC transporter ATP-binding protein, with protein sequence MTEQTSTVATPGRGADSGEPFLVVEDLTVKFPTEDGLLTAVSNLSYSVKMGETLGIVGESGSGKSVSSMAVLGLHDAKSSRISGSIRVGGTEVVGLSEARMRKLRGNQVAMIFQDALAALHPFYKIGGQLAEAYMVHHPSASKRDARRKAIEMLDRVGIPQPDRRVDDFPHQFSGGMRQRAMIAMGLINDPSLLIADEPTTALDVTVQAQILDLLQDLQREFNSAVIIITHDLGVIAEMADDVLVMYAGRCVEYGKGKDILTHPEMPYTWGLLSSVPDVQADTNARLIPIPGNPPSLLNPPTGCAFHPRCVHTDKVPASLCSTELPELLPGSRGQGHVKRCHLANADAVYQAEVLPEIAPDLVEEKN encoded by the coding sequence GTGACCGAGCAGACCAGCACCGTCGCCACTCCCGGCCGCGGTGCCGATTCCGGCGAGCCCTTCCTGGTCGTCGAGGACCTGACGGTCAAGTTCCCGACCGAGGACGGCCTGCTCACCGCGGTGTCGAACCTCAGCTACTCCGTGAAGATGGGCGAGACCCTCGGCATCGTGGGCGAGTCCGGCTCGGGGAAGTCCGTGTCGAGCATGGCCGTCCTGGGCCTCCACGACGCCAAGTCGAGCCGGATCTCCGGCTCGATCCGCGTCGGTGGCACCGAGGTCGTCGGCCTCTCCGAGGCGCGCATGCGCAAGCTGCGCGGCAACCAGGTCGCGATGATCTTCCAGGACGCCCTGGCCGCGCTGCACCCGTTCTACAAGATCGGGGGCCAGCTGGCCGAGGCCTACATGGTCCACCACCCGAGCGCCTCCAAGCGGGACGCCCGGCGCAAGGCCATCGAGATGCTCGACCGCGTCGGTATCCCGCAGCCCGACCGTCGCGTGGACGACTTCCCGCACCAGTTCTCCGGCGGCATGCGCCAGCGCGCCATGATCGCGATGGGCCTGATCAACGACCCGTCGCTGCTCATCGCCGACGAGCCGACCACCGCGCTGGACGTGACCGTGCAGGCGCAGATCCTCGACCTGCTCCAGGACCTGCAGCGCGAGTTCAACTCCGCCGTCATCATCATCACCCACGACCTCGGCGTCATCGCCGAGATGGCCGACGACGTCCTCGTGATGTACGCCGGTCGCTGCGTGGAGTACGGCAAGGGCAAGGACATCCTGACCCACCCGGAGATGCCCTACACGTGGGGCCTCCTCTCCAGCGTCCCGGACGTCCAGGCCGACACCAACGCGCGCCTGATCCCGATCCCGGGCAACCCGCCGAGCCTGCTCAACCCGCCGACCGGCTGTGCCTTCCACCCCCGTTGTGTCCACACCGACAAGGTGCCGGCGAGCCTGTGCTCGACCGAGCTGCCCGAGCTGCTGCCCGGCTCGCGCGGTCAAGGACATGTCAAGCGATGCCACCTGGCCAACGCCGACGCCGTCTACCAGGCCGAGGTGCTGCCGGAGATCGCTCCCGATCTCGTCGAGGAGAAGAACTGA
- the aspS gene encoding aspartate--tRNA ligase, whose protein sequence is MIRTHDAGALRAEHVDQTVTLAGWVARRRDHGGVAFLDLREASGLVQVVVRDEEVAHSLRSEYCIQVTGTVSKRPAGNANPNLPSGEIEVIATDLEVLSAAAPLPFPIDDHIDVGEEARLKHRYLDLRRTGPNHALRLRSKVNKAARDVLDNHRFVEIETPTLTRSTPEGARDFLVPARLQPGSWYALPQSPQLFKQLLMVAGMERYYQIARCYRDEDFRADRQPEFTQLDIEMSFVEQDDVIELMEDVLAAMWKLIDVDIPRPIPRMTYADAMEKYGSDKPDLRMGNELVECTAYFKDTPFRVFQSEYVGAVVMPGGASQPRKQLDAWQEWAKQRGAKGLAYVLVQEDGELGGPVAKNITDEEKAGLAAHVGAKPGDCIFFAAGPTKSSRALLGAARLEIGRRCGLIDESAFAFTWVVDAPMFEPSSDAVASGDVAVGAGAWTAVHHAFTGPKPEYADTFDTDPGSALAYAYDIVCNGNELGGGSIRIHREDVQKRVFAVMGLTEEQAEEKFGFLLDAFKFGAPPHGGIAVGMDRICALLAGTDSIRDVIAFPKSGGGFDPLTAAPAPITAEQRKEAGVDARPLKNTPTEG, encoded by the coding sequence GTGATTCGCACGCATGACGCCGGCGCCCTCCGCGCCGAGCACGTCGACCAGACCGTCACCCTCGCCGGGTGGGTGGCCAGGCGCCGCGATCACGGTGGAGTGGCGTTCCTCGACCTGCGCGAGGCCAGTGGCCTGGTGCAGGTCGTCGTCCGCGACGAGGAGGTGGCCCACTCCCTGCGCAGCGAATACTGCATCCAGGTCACCGGCACCGTCTCCAAGCGCCCCGCGGGCAACGCCAACCCCAACCTCCCCTCGGGCGAGATCGAGGTCATCGCCACCGACCTCGAGGTGCTCAGCGCCGCGGCTCCGCTGCCGTTCCCCATCGACGACCACATCGACGTGGGGGAGGAGGCCCGGCTCAAGCACCGCTACCTCGACCTGCGCCGCACCGGCCCCAACCACGCCCTGCGCCTGCGCAGCAAGGTCAACAAGGCCGCGCGGGACGTGCTGGACAACCACCGGTTCGTCGAGATCGAGACGCCGACCCTGACCCGCTCGACGCCGGAGGGCGCCCGTGACTTCCTGGTGCCGGCCCGACTGCAGCCCGGCAGCTGGTACGCCCTGCCGCAGAGCCCCCAGCTGTTCAAGCAGCTGCTGATGGTCGCCGGCATGGAGCGCTACTACCAGATCGCGCGCTGCTACCGCGACGAGGACTTCCGCGCCGACCGGCAGCCGGAGTTCACCCAGCTCGACATCGAGATGAGCTTCGTCGAGCAGGACGACGTCATCGAGCTGATGGAGGACGTCCTCGCCGCGATGTGGAAGCTCATCGACGTCGACATCCCGCGCCCGATCCCGCGGATGACCTACGCCGACGCGATGGAGAAGTACGGCTCCGACAAGCCCGACCTCCGCATGGGCAACGAGCTGGTCGAGTGCACGGCGTACTTCAAGGACACGCCGTTCCGCGTCTTCCAGTCCGAGTACGTCGGCGCCGTCGTCATGCCCGGCGGCGCGAGCCAGCCTCGCAAGCAGCTCGACGCCTGGCAGGAGTGGGCCAAGCAGCGCGGCGCCAAGGGCCTGGCCTACGTCCTGGTCCAGGAGGACGGCGAGCTCGGGGGACCGGTCGCCAAGAACATCACCGACGAGGAGAAGGCCGGCCTGGCCGCCCACGTCGGCGCGAAGCCCGGTGACTGCATCTTCTTCGCCGCCGGACCCACCAAGTCGAGCCGGGCGCTGCTCGGCGCGGCGCGCCTCGAGATCGGCCGTCGCTGCGGCCTGATCGACGAGAGCGCCTTCGCCTTCACCTGGGTCGTCGACGCCCCCATGTTCGAGCCGAGCTCCGACGCCGTCGCCAGCGGCGACGTCGCCGTCGGTGCAGGCGCCTGGACGGCGGTGCACCACGCGTTCACCGGCCCGAAGCCGGAGTACGCCGACACCTTCGACACCGACCCCGGCAGCGCCCTGGCCTACGCCTACGACATCGTCTGCAACGGCAACGAGCTCGGGGGTGGCTCGATCCGGATCCACCGCGAGGACGTCCAGAAGCGCGTCTTCGCGGTCATGGGGCTCACCGAGGAGCAGGCCGAGGAGAAGTTCGGCTTCCTCCTCGACGCCTTCAAGTTCGGCGCACCCCCGCACGGCGGCATCGCCGTGGGCATGGACCGGATCTGTGCGCTGCTCGCGGGCACCGACTCGATCCGCGACGTGATCGCCTTCCCCAAGTCCGGCGGCGGGTTCGACCCGCTGACGGCGGCTCCTGCCCCCATCACGGCGGAGCAGCGCAAGGAGGCCGGCGTCGACGCCCGGCCCCTGAAGAACACGCCCACCGAGGGCTGA
- the hisS gene encoding histidine--tRNA ligase, whose amino-acid sequence MNTKPTPLSGFPELLPAQRFVEQQVIDSLRRTFELHGFAGIETRAVEPLDQLLRKGDTSKEVYVLRRLQADDSTSDAGLGLHFDLTVPFARYVLENAGKLEFPFRRFQIQKAWRGERPQDGRYREFTQADIDIVGRDALPFHHDVEIARVMIDALKAFDFLPAFRLQVNNRKLIQGFYTGLGATDLDEVMRVVDKLDKLPVEAVRKLLVDEVGLDDSQADLCLRLATIQATDDSFVEQVRALGVSHPLLDEGLEELAALVRGCAPLVSDTVTVVADLSIARGLDYYTGTVFETRLVGSESLGSICSGGRYDALASDGRTTYPGVGISLGVSRVLVPLFNKGVLGADRSVPSAVLVALADEESRSASDQIADALRARGIPCEVAASPQKFGKQIRYAERRGIPYVWFTGPEGGHEVKDIRTGEQVSADPAAWTPPTEDLRPQVTGLDKLDHRGVTK is encoded by the coding sequence ATGAACACCAAGCCGACCCCGCTCAGCGGGTTCCCCGAGCTGTTGCCCGCCCAGCGCTTCGTCGAGCAGCAGGTGATCGACTCCCTGCGCCGCACCTTCGAGCTGCACGGCTTCGCCGGCATCGAGACGCGCGCCGTCGAGCCGCTCGACCAGCTGCTCCGCAAGGGAGACACCTCCAAGGAGGTCTACGTCCTGCGCCGCCTCCAGGCCGACGACAGCACCAGTGACGCCGGGCTCGGACTGCACTTCGACCTGACCGTGCCCTTCGCCCGCTACGTGCTCGAGAACGCCGGCAAGCTGGAGTTCCCCTTCCGCCGCTTCCAGATCCAGAAGGCGTGGCGTGGCGAGCGGCCCCAGGACGGCCGCTACCGCGAGTTCACCCAGGCCGACATCGACATCGTGGGCCGCGACGCGCTGCCGTTCCACCACGACGTCGAGATCGCCCGCGTCATGATCGACGCCCTCAAGGCCTTCGACTTCCTGCCGGCCTTCCGCCTGCAGGTCAACAACCGCAAGCTGATCCAGGGCTTCTACACCGGCCTCGGCGCGACCGACCTCGACGAGGTCATGCGGGTCGTCGACAAGCTCGACAAGCTGCCGGTCGAGGCGGTCCGCAAGCTGCTCGTCGACGAGGTCGGGCTCGACGACTCCCAGGCCGACCTGTGCCTGCGGCTCGCCACGATCCAGGCCACCGACGACTCCTTCGTCGAGCAGGTCCGTGCCCTCGGCGTCAGTCACCCGCTGCTCGACGAGGGCCTCGAGGAGCTCGCCGCCCTCGTCCGGGGCTGCGCGCCGCTGGTCAGCGACACCGTGACGGTGGTCGCGGACCTCTCCATCGCCCGCGGCCTCGACTACTACACCGGCACGGTCTTCGAGACCCGGCTGGTCGGCAGCGAGTCGCTCGGCTCGATCTGCTCCGGCGGGCGCTACGACGCGCTGGCCAGCGACGGCCGCACGACCTACCCCGGCGTCGGCATCTCCCTCGGCGTCAGCCGGGTGCTGGTGCCGCTGTTCAACAAGGGCGTCCTGGGGGCCGACCGGTCGGTGCCCAGCGCCGTCCTCGTCGCTCTCGCCGACGAGGAGTCGCGGTCCGCCTCCGACCAGATCGCCGACGCGCTCCGCGCCCGCGGCATCCCGTGCGAGGTCGCGGCCAGCCCGCAGAAGTTCGGCAAGCAGATCCGCTACGCCGAGCGGCGCGGCATCCCCTACGTCTGGTTCACCGGTCCCGAGGGCGGCCACGAGGTGAAGGACATCCGCACGGGGGAGCAGGTGAGCGCCGATCCGGCGGCCTGGACCCCACCCACCGAGGACCTGCGCCCGCAGGTCACCGGTCTCGACAAGCTCGACCACCGAGGAGTTACCAAGTGA
- a CDS encoding ABC transporter permease encodes MFAYVVKRLLAGVVVVALVSMAIFLLFWYGPSSPAQPICDRETNNRCSPARLATFEHSLGYDNPVYEEYGKFAKGVFVGRTIKIGPTAYDCPAPCLGYSYRTKVPVWTEMKGRLPATFSVAIGGAFLYLAFGVPIGVAAARRRGSVSDKALVSSFLFLSSIPYYLFALLAWLYCTVIFEVPGLSNPGYHPITENPAKWFSGMLLAWIALGIYGCTQYTRYSRGAMVEALSEDYIRTAKAKGLPPRTVVYKHGLRAALVPIVTIFGIDFGTLLAGTIFTERIFDIQGIGFWSLQAVGARDLPVVSATALFSAAVLIMSNILVDVIYSILDPRVRLS; translated from the coding sequence ATGTTCGCCTACGTCGTCAAGCGCCTGCTTGCCGGAGTGGTGGTGGTCGCCCTGGTCTCCATGGCGATCTTCCTGCTGTTCTGGTACGGCCCCTCGAGCCCGGCCCAACCCATCTGTGACCGCGAGACCAACAACCGGTGCAGCCCGGCCCGGCTCGCGACCTTCGAGCACTCGCTCGGGTACGACAACCCGGTCTACGAGGAGTACGGCAAGTTCGCCAAGGGCGTCTTCGTCGGCCGCACCATCAAGATCGGCCCGACGGCCTACGACTGCCCGGCGCCTTGCCTGGGCTACTCCTACCGCACCAAGGTCCCCGTGTGGACCGAGATGAAGGGCCGGCTCCCCGCCACGTTCTCCGTGGCCATCGGCGGAGCGTTCCTCTACCTCGCCTTCGGCGTGCCCATCGGGGTCGCCGCCGCGCGAAGACGCGGCAGCGTGTCGGACAAGGCCCTGGTCTCGAGCTTCCTGTTCCTGAGCTCGATTCCCTACTACCTGTTCGCCCTGCTCGCGTGGCTCTACTGCACCGTCATCTTCGAGGTGCCGGGGCTGAGCAACCCGGGCTACCACCCGATCACCGAGAACCCAGCCAAGTGGTTCTCCGGGATGTTGCTCGCCTGGATCGCCCTGGGGATCTACGGCTGCACGCAATACACCCGATACAGTCGCGGCGCCATGGTCGAGGCGCTCAGCGAGGACTACATCCGCACCGCGAAGGCCAAGGGCCTGCCGCCGCGGACCGTGGTCTACAAGCACGGCCTGCGGGCTGCCCTGGTGCCGATCGTGACGATCTTCGGCATCGACTTCGGCACCCTGCTCGCCGGTACGATCTTCACCGAGCGCATCTTCGACATCCAGGGCATCGGCTTCTGGAGCCTCCAGGCTGTCGGCGCTCGTGACCTTCCCGTTGTGTCGGCCACCGCCCTGTTCAGCGCCGCGGTGCTGATCATGAGCAACATCCTGGTCGACGTCATCTACAGCATTCTTGATCCGAGGGTGAGGCTTTCGTGA